A stretch of DNA from Fundulus heteroclitus isolate FHET01 chromosome 22, MU-UCD_Fhet_4.1, whole genome shotgun sequence:
AGCCTAATCCGGTTCAAGAACCATCAAGTACAGCAAGTCCCTTTTCTTTGGTAATTCCTTCATGGCCAGCGTTTGGTGTCTCTCCAGGGGAACTGGGGTCACCGACCCGAGTCCATCGGGTTTGTTACCAAACCCACAACAGCTAATACCTGAGAACCAGGAAGGGCCAACACGTCTGCTTGTGCTGTCAAATATACACAAATTAGGCTTTTCAGacgactgtggctcagtggatGCTGTAGTATTCTTGCAATTGGTTTAATTCCTGTCATATATTGATGTGCCACTAGGCAAAGCACTTGACTCCAAGTTAACGACTGATGTGTGTTTGAATGTATGGAGCAGGTGAATGTGGTGATGGTGGAAAGTGCTTTATCTCTTCAGCAGGACTAGACAAGCACTGTCAATTCAGTCCGTTTATCCAGTAAAGGTATGTGTTTAAATGCTACgcacagaaatacataaaataatcaaatgtgatatttttaaagccttttgCCAAAACAATAACACCACGTTTGAACTATTTTATATCttaatttgtatttcttttatctatgtgacagactaacacaaaaaagtgtttttgattattttgacTAAAATACATTTGTGAGGCACATATGCTTCaccatatatacatatatatatatatatatatatatatatatatatatatatatatatatacatatatatatatatatatatatatatatatatatatatatatatatatatatatatatatatatataaaaccataTATAtaaccatccattttctatacccactTCTCCATgcggggtcatggggggactgGTGCCCATCTCCCCGGGTCAGTGGGTCAGACGGGTCGCCAGTCCCtcacagaacaaacaaccatgcacagaCTCACACCGAGGGTAATTTTAGAGTACCAAATGAACCAAACAGTCCAGTTTTTGGACAGTTGGTgaaagctggagtacccagagagagccCACAGGTACACAGGGAGAACGTGAAGACTCCTTGCACATAAATGTTTATCTGATGTGACTTCAGAACAAGCTGTCCCAGGACTGCTGGTCTTTATTCCAGGTTCAACAGACATACATCAAAGgcatctttttatatatattttagtcttaaaaatgtgtttattgagTTGCACTGTAAAGGATGTGtctcaaattaaattaaagtatCAATGTTTGCATAATGCTGTAAGTTTTAAGTTACAAAAGCCTGGCTATGTCACACTTTTCAGGACCGTGGTACACTGCCCTTCCCCAGAGCTCAAGTTTTAAAACAGCCATGCTAACTGCTCACTTCACTGGGCTTAAGGAAATAAACTTAGACAGAAATGCTGCCACCTTCAGAGAGACGCCGAACACTGAGGAATAAACATCCTAACAGGACTGGCAATCTAGACGTGATTCCCATCAAGAACATTCTGTTCATTTTAAACTCAGTGAAGGAGAAGAGGTATGAACACTTAAGCAGCTTAAAGTCTGCCTTAAGCAAGAATTATTAATCTTCTCATAAATATGGGAAGTGAAAGAACTGCTGCCCAGCATGTAAGAAATGCCTTCAGGCCCCAGCTCTGCTGCTGAACATTGCCCAGTCAGATTCCTCCACAATCTCTCTCCATGTCCGTGGCTTTACCAGATACTCTCACTGGGTACCGGACACAATTCACCACCAGGTGGCGATGAGTTGACGGCTCTGCTCCTATTTTCACTCAAGGGTTCAGGACATAATGCCACAGGTCTGATGACACTCCCAGTAAAGTGGTCCGGTACCAAGTAGCTTTATGAACAACTTCCTTTAGCCCAGGAAGACAGTTTCTCCCAATCACCCCGCTCCAGGTGGCCCCATCATCGCCTCTACAACTCCCAGAACAACATCCAGAGACTTCAAGAAAGCAACGTACCCTGAACTACTGTTTGGTGCATCAACACAGACAACAATCAGAACATTTTCCTCCGCAAAGAAGGGATCCCCTCACTGACAAAGGGAAAGGTCCCTCACTCCCTGGTCAACACCGGAGTAACCGGTATAACCTAGTCAGACTTTGACACTAGGAATTGGCATAATACTTTCCTCGCCCTCATCTGCCGCTGGACTCTCATTACATCCATCCCTGACATTCCTCCTACAAGCAGTCGGCCCACATGGACTGGGCTTCCCATAGATTTTCTGAGCTGGCCTGAGCCCCAAGGGACAGTAAACGACTAAGAGGTGCTCGCTAGAAACCCCTTGTTTCCCTACTTAGTGTgagatttactgtttttatgtgGTTTTTTAACCCCTCAGTGTGATCCTCCTTGAGCCCGATATGCCAATGAGACCCAACCCAAAGGCCAGGACAATACAGTCCACTTCAGTCAGTGATTTTGTAGTTTCTCTGCACATTTAATACCTGTAAAGAGCAGCACCTTGGTCAGAGGACCATTTGAAGGCAGACACACATAGGACACTTTGAGCTGTATTGTAGCTGCAGTGTAGAACGTCCTgttttcagctccatccatcttcacatCAGTAATGAACAGCTTCCCCATctgcttgttttctgtttgccttTCTTTCACAAAGGCCCTGTAGAGGAAACAACTAATTCACCTGTTGAAGGATTATTCCACCCGAGCTGTGGGAGGTTGGTAGTTTTGCTTTCctcttttaatttttcagaTGATTTTAACAGAGCTTTAAAGCTTGGGATACTGTTTTATaatctaaccctgctttaaacgtctccacaaCCTTCTACATGCAAAGGCTCCCTCATACTTGGGCGGACACCGAGTCCACGGATGTCTGAGAGGAGTCCCCCACAGAGTCGAGGCAGGACGCAAAACGTCCGTGGAAAGTCTGCCCGAGTGTGTGGAAGCCTTTGGTATATGCCTAAGTTTTCACAGCTCTTTCTGATTTGAAAGTGTAGCACCAGTGCTGAACATATTACAGGATTTGTGTAGGTTATATATTCTGACCACATGATGGCGCCACAGAAAATACCTTGATCTGGCTTTAGGGCCTTCTATGTAATTGTGTaagtacattttcaaaaaaacatcATTAAGCAACAAGATGAGACAAATAACCAAAACAACTGGTCAGTTTCAAGTGATCTTATTTACATCAGCAAAAGGAAATAATCTCAATTAAGAATTGACGTTGGGATACAATAAATTGTGTTGGACTTTGAGTAAAATTAACTCCagtttgaaaataaacattatctTCAAGGTCTCTCATATTACATGAGCAACACATCCCATTGTGTCTAAATAATCCCATTTCATGTCTCAGGGGCGACCTTCTCTCAGTCTTTGATTCTTTTCGGGGGGGTGAACGTTTCCACgttttcctttctctctcaTGCAGAGACGTGAACGTTCACATCCACTTCTTTTAACCCCTTAATCTACAAACGCCCATCAGATTTTCTCGTAGGGAAACGTccaacaaaacaacacagaacaAACTATAGGACAGTCTTACAAACTGTTAACTTCAGCTTTTTCTAACATCGCGTGACGAGTCGACTTTAGAGTCCGTTCTGCAGTAAAAAGACAACGGCGGGCGCCATCACGTAAAAGTCCTGTTGCACACATTGCACTTTACCCATGCAGTCAGCAAATGCGGCTTTGATGGGGCCGAGAGCCGATTTGCTTTCCCATCTGGTAGTAAAATGATGCGAAGGCAGTCAGAGGTCCTTTACTGCATACGGGGCGTGCCGCTGGGACAGCTTTGCATCGTTCTGGACCGCTGGTAGCTCCGTCTTGTGAAGGCAACACCGGTCCACTCAATCTTCTGTGCGTAAAAAGCCTGTTTGCATTAAAAGCCGGAGGAATCGAGCAGAATCCAACATGTCTTCCCTTTCTCTCAACTTCCTTTGGATTCTAAGGGGCCATCTGTTAATGAGACAGAAAATGATTTAGTACATCTGCAGTCAGATGTTCGTGTAAGTGTCAACAAAGGCGGGCAGCATGTTCCTACCTCAAAACGGCTGTAAactctcctctccttcctcaTGCTCTGGATCTTCTCCAGCAGCTTCTCGCGCTCCTGGGGGGTCTTGGTCTGGCTCCTGTTCGCCACCCTGCACCCCCAGTCCTTTTCGTTTTTGGCGTTTTTGTCGGCCTTGTCTTCTTTCTCGTCGTCCGTGACGGGGGAGTCTTTAGTGGCTTCGTTCCGGCTTTGGGACTGAGCAGAGAtctgctccagcagcagcttggTGTCGTCTCGGAGGTTGCTGCTGGAGAGCACGTTGGCCGTGGAGGAGTGGTAGCGGGACTGACTCGGTTTGGGCTGTTTGGACGGGACCTCTGTGGCTTCAGGGCACGGCTTTGGTTGCTCTCTTGTTTTCTCCTTGTTTGCAGATCCCCCAGTGGACGGCTCCTCTAGATTGTTGGACTTTTTCTCGTCCGTCTGCGCTATCTCGGGACGGTTTTTACTGCTCTCCTCGGGCACAGCTGGCTCTGCTGTTTGGCTTTCAGGAGCGACAACTTCAGATGTTTTGCATGGCAAATGGGACTCGGCCGGCGCCACCGTGGCAGCTCCACCTGGGCCACTCAGTGATTGAGCCGCTTCCTCTGATTTTGGCTGAATCTCAGTGGATATGCAGTTTGCATCTGAGAGGTTTGGCACCGCAGGGACACTGGTGTCTGATTTCTTAGTGTCAGGGTCCAGACCTGACGGGTCTGACTCTGACGATAATGCTTCAGCAGCTGAGGGTGCGTTCACGTCTGTCAGCTTGATGTCAGAGGGCGGAGCAGTTTGGACCGGCGTGTCTTGTGGAGGTTCAGCTGTTTCCAGCTGTGAGGCGTTACAAGACTCTGCATTTCCCAGTGACCCTGGTTCCAAAGGCGCATCTTCAGGTTGTTTCTCACCTGGAGCTGCGACGGACAAAGCTGTCTTTTCTGAATCTGGTCCAGAAGACTCTGTCTCTGGACCAGATTCACCAGGCAAACCGGTATCAGGTAGAGCCGTGCAAACAGCCGGAGACGTGCTATCAGCTTTAGCATCTTCAGGCGATTCGTGGGCCTTGCCCTTCTCTGCAGCGGACTCTTCTTGTCCTGACTCTGGAACATTTACATCAACTGACGGTACATCAGCAGAAGACTCGtccctgtttgtctctgtggttGGATTCAGCTCGTTTGGCTCCTGATCAACAGGCCGTTTTTCTACAGAAACATCAGGCTCTGCATCCGTAGCATTGGCCACTGAGGTGTTTTCGGCTGGAGCAGATGGGGGAACGGTACCCGGAGGAGCTGGGTCGTCCCGGGTGTCAGAGTTCTGTAAAGGTTCTCCGGATGATTCTGAGGACTCCTGCTGGGAGGAGCTGACAGTTTCCTGAGCTTTGATCTCATCAGCATCTGGGCCCGGTGTGCTGGTAATAGTCCCGGAGCTGGTACCATTAGTGGAGTTGTTAGCTTCTAGGTCAAGATCAGAAACTGAGGTCTCTTCAGCAGCGGCAGGGTGGTTCTGCAAACCCAATTCGGCTGGAGGGGTATCAGGAGCAGAGCTTTGCTCCGGCGGTTCAACCGTTCCTACTTGCAGCGTAGTTTCTGCCTCAGATGGAGGTGGAGGGGGACAGATGGTGGTTTCATGCTGAACCACCTCAGTGTTTTGGGGGTCCGAAGTTGATGAACCCTCCACTGAGCTGGGAGCGACTGAACCTGCGTCTAAAGGAAGGGGTTCTGTTTGGTCACCGTCCTCCACGGGAGCAGAAATGGCAGCATTTGCTTGCTTGGGTGATTGATTTTCTACagaaggttctggtccagtttggAGTTCTGCTGATTTGCTCGGACCTGGTTCTGTACCTTCAGCAGACTGCCTTTCCAAGCCTGTTTTCTCTGATTCAGCAGGAATGCTGGGTGCTTGCTCTTCAGAAGTGTTAAAGGTACTGGAGTCGGTTTTGAAGAGACCGTCCTGCTTGCTGGTATCTTCATCGTCCTTTAAAGAAGGAGACGCTGCGTCGGCTCTCTCTGTGGACGCCGTAGTGTTTTCTACGGGTGAACCCTTCGCTGTTGAGGGCTTTATGCTTTCTAGTGTTGCCTCAGGAGCATCCGGTCCCGCCTGGCTCCCTGAAGTGGTCTGGGGTTCCGACTGTGGGTGTGTTTGGGTCTTCTCTTTGGCCTTGTTAGCTTCTGAAGCTTTCCGTTTGGCTGCCAGCTCTTTGAAGAACATGAGCCTGTGATCAGGATCGTTCATGTCCATGTATGATGAGGCTAAGAGTGAAGGATTGCTAAGATGTACCGTTTGATCGGTTTTAGGTAGCTCGTCCTGGATGGGCTTGGATCGAGGCATCAGTGGAGATAAACCTTGTTTGGCTAAAGGATTTGAGGCAGTTGGGTCTTGTAGAGGTTTACTAGCAGGTTCATCCGTCTCTGCTGAAACAGAAACGCTCGTCACCGATTGGCCGTCCAGCCCGGTTTTTTCCTCATCAGAGGGCTTGGAGGAATTTTTTACTAACTCTTTAGCTGCTGAGGTTCCAGGACTTTCTTTAGGAAGAGCTTCTTCCTTCTGGCAAACTGAAGTGATCTGGAGTTCTGGTTGTGCTTTTAACTCCGtcttctctttttccttttgaGCCTCTGCAGCTTTAGCAGCTCTACGTTGGGCTGCcagctctttaaaaaacatGAGCCTGTTATCCGGGTCGTTCATATCTACATAAGCAGGCAGAGGTTGGGTCGGTTGTACCGGCTGATGAGTCCTGGGAGCCTCGGCTCCAGGGAGCTTGGCTCGAGGCATCGTTGGTGAAACGCCGTGTTGTTCTACAGCTGCGTGCTTTAATGGCTCGTTCGCCTCGGGGGTTTCTGCAACGTCTTGGGAATTTCTCCCGCTGGATGAGTCTTTATCCTCTCCTTGCTTGCTCGCCTGATCTGGTTTGAGCGTTTCTGAGGTGGGCTTTATGTAACGACTCCACTCGATGGGTTCTCTCGTAGCAGGCTTCCTTTGACCCAAGACCTGAGAAACCAGGGGCAGTTTGGTCTGCTCGCTTTTGTCTTTGTCACTTCCCTCGTCGTCCTGGTCTGCAGCGGGGGTTTCTTGGGGGTTCTGCTGGTCCAGGGAGCTGAATATCAGGGAAGACCTTAACCTGGAGCTCCTCTGCATCGCTGCACTGCATTTCCTCCGGAAAGACTCATTCCTCTGAAGCCCTGTGGCTCCTGGCCTTTTTTggtcttcctcctcctttttccTGACCTCGGCGGCGGTTTCAGAAGGCATCGGCGTGGTTCTGGTCTCTGCCAGCGCTGAAGCAGACTCATCCAGAACTTTCTTTGGTTTCTCTTGAGTTGCTTTGCCGTAGCTCGGCATCTGGCTGATCCTGGGTATGTGGGGAACCTTGAACTCTTTGACGTTGGGTACTTTGAGTCCTGATAGGTCTGCCCCTGGGGCCGGTTGTTGGGTGAGGCTCAGAGGTCCCTCGAATGGATCTGCCGGCGCAGTCGGACCCATGGGGAGGCCTTCCTCCTCTGGATTATCACATGCACTGAGGTATGAGCCAATCCTCCAGTTCCTCAGCTTCTGTTTCACAGTGGGATCCTTGCGGTTCTCGGTGGGGTCGTGGTAAAAAGGCTTCTGACCGGCAGAGTTGGAAGGGGTAGGAGAGGTTTGGCAGACCTTTGGCTGCCCTATGCCCAGCCGTTTGGGGTGCGAGGAGGTGAACGATAAATCTGCCGGTGGGAGTAATTTATCGGGGCCTTGATCATAGTCCGGATTCATGGTGGATGATAGATAGTTGAGAACAGGGTCAAATTCAGGTGCTGGTGCGTCGTGCTGTAAACCTGGTGCCGGGTACTGCTCTCCTTGCAGATAGCCTTGATCCCAGAACTTATTGTAGCTGCTGTATTCGTCCTCTGGCGCCGGTCCTGGAAACGGCTGCTGGCCCCTGAGAAAGAGCTTCTCCCTCGGATCGGAGTCAGGCACTCCCTGTTGGGGCAAGTATGGGAACGAGTATCTGCCTGGAACGTCTTCAGCATAAGAGTGTCGCTTTAAGGCAGGATTATCTGTCATCAACATGCGGGGGCCCTGATCATAACCGGGGTCGACGCGTAGCTGCTGGGAACCAAACCTGTTATACATGTCAGTGGGGCCGCGGAGGGACCCCTGCCTTTTCAGAGCCATCATCCTCGGATTCCCGTCCATTGGCTCATCGTACAAATGTATGGCCCTGTCATCAGGGAGAACGTCCATAGACAGGAACCTCTTAGGCTCTCTGTACAGGGGAGGGTTTTCGCTGGGAAGGTGTCTCTTCTGTGAAAGGCTTAGTTCCTCCATCTGAGAGAGCATGAGTTCAACGTTGAGCGGCTGGGACTGAGCGAACAGGATCCTGAACTCCTCGTCGAAGGTGGTCACCAGCTGTCCCAGGAAGAGGTGCGCCATGCAGCGGTGCAGCTTCTCAAACGACCACATGAAGCTGCAAAAGACAGCAGCCAGCTGGGATTATCGCCCgcaaacacagagacaagcGCAGAAAAGTCAAACTGCAGCACCTCCGCACTCGTAAAGGTGTGAACAAAGCTTTGAAGTAGATACGTCTTTTGTTGCAAAGGCTGAAATCTCTCAGCGATTTGAAAACCAATAAACTTTTAACTTCATTACATTAattcagagggggaaaaaaatcccatgAGCACTTCCTGCTCCCCAATGGGACATTACTTTTATCTGCTCTTCAAAATGAGaaagacaataaaacatgttattCAAGTGAGGCAGATGGTCATTAATGAACGTAGAAATGGCTACTCACCCTTCAGgtgttaattttattcagtgtttatgttTATGGCTCAACGGTAGAAACAAACTGACCACCGCTGATCTTAGTAGAAACAAATTGAGAAACAAGGCAGCAAGaaagttctgggttcaaatctggGTTCTTCTACATGGAGTttccatgttctccctgtgcctgTGTGGGTCCTCTCCAggtactcctgcttcctcccacagtccaaaaacatgattattAGGTTCTGCCTACTTGTTTTTGCCACTGCCACACCcacactgtgggacaataaaggctATTCTATTGTAATTGGTCTGTTTACATTGCCCTCAGCTGCCTGTATGTGggcttgtttgtcctgtttgtctctatgTTGCTCTGTGGTGGACTGGCTcctatccagggtgtaccccgcctctcacccaatgacctcTGGAAGTAAAACCAGCCCCCTGTCACCCTGCACGGATAAGTTGGTATAGAAAATAGAGAAACTGTCAGGATCGCAGATCATCAGTGAAAACTGAACCCGTATTTCCaggtcaaaataaaaatgtactttcATCTGAGGAGGAACCAGCAAACAACAGTCTCATCCTCTTTCTGCTTAGCCCAGAGGCTAACCACAAGGTCCTCCATGTCCTGGATATTTCCCTGCATGGCAGCTCTCATAGCTCTGTCTTCAGCTACACTGTTGTTATCTCTATTACTGTCAGATGGTCATGACTAAATGTGTCtgtatttaaaatcatttattgGTCTTGGGCAGGGGTCtttacctttacagtctaaagaggcATTTTGCCtccagtccacttgaattaaactagttcagagccgcaaatgttgcctggccttttgaaaaaagacaagttataatttttgataaacatCTACTGTAGAAAAcatgttgtcattgttaaagaaacgcccttttatgtttatttatgtgtattggggagtggtggcttagtggttagagcattgagcttgggtcccagaggttctaaGTTCAACTCCCGCaagctgccactctgggtccctgagcaagacccttaacccccaattgctccccaggcgccgcacagtggcagcccactgctccccaaggggatgggttaagatgcagaagtgaatttctccattgtgagatcaataaagttcaattattattattattattttgatttttaaaaaaagaggatggacggaatgttgatatttgtggataatgatgtaaaaacaaatctgagtttCCACCATAacgaaaaaatattgatttaaaattaaatattactgttgttcattctgttgtgaaaattaaaagaaattattccaagaaaaaaaattctaaaacctgcatttattatcattattacgtttaaataccataataaaaatataatttgtagcctaagttattaagagccactgtggaaggtccaaagagccacaggctgCAAACCCAAGACGTCATAATCATTAAAATTACTAGAAATAACGTTTGACATCTAtgtgttttaatccattttatCTTTTCAGTAAAATTTTCAGTGATATTCTAactttattgagatgcatctgtAGCTCGTGGCATAAACGTGCCCAAACCTACACACTGAGCACTAATAAAACAGGCTGGGGAAGGAACCGAGGTGCATTTTGGGGACGTCACGTCTCCACAGCAACctccaaacacacaaaaactcgCTGACAGGAAGCTTTGGTCAGAGGAGACTAAGATCGAGACTTTCAGCAACAAGATCACGCCCTGCTGGGTACGGTGGGGGAGCCGTGATGCTGAGAGCCTGGATGGTTACCAGAGATTCTGGGAACCTTGTCAGCATGTAGAGAATCACTGACTCTAACTCTGGAAATGGTGAACATGCTGCTGCAacaaaagatgaatttatttcaAAGCTTTTTCTACACATCCTTCCCAGGGGAGCTACTGGGTGCGGAGAGCTCTGCATCTGTAAGTATGTTAGGTTTAAAGGAGCCCACCTGTAATTTCCACTCAGCACAGCCCTGCAGTCTGTCAACAGGAAGCGGTCCATCATCTGGCCTTTGAAGGATTTCCCCGAGCGGCACTGATACGTTATCCCGGACACCGTTCTCACGCGGACAAACTGCAGGACACACATAACGTCCATCCATTAACCATTTACGACCAGCATGTATGTAGGTGAGAGTGCTTAGAGCTGCTAGGAGTTGTTTTAGCTCTGCTGCCTCTGGCAAAGCTAATAATCTCATTTTTAAacccaaaaaattattttccaatCTGGACAGACATTGTTGTGATATTTCCACAATCAATCCAACTGAGGATTCATTATAAGGAAAGTTTGACAGATTATGAAACTATCCTCCAGCAGCTTCGCCGACCACAACACTTCTGCTTTTTGTCTCCGTTATTTTGGAAACGGCACTGGGCAGCGGAGCTGGTGACGTGCTGAATGTGTGACTCTGAGAACATTTCTacaaaaaggctaaaaacaacaacagcagcagcaatgtGCTTGTGTCTGAGTGCGTGTGAAGCTCCACCGCCCCGCCTGCAGCCGGCTGAGCCGAGCCTTTCTTTTTCCAGGAGGTCTTCCCTGGGCAGCGCGCCAAGAAACTGACGCCTCAACACTTTTAACCCCCGAAAAGACGACATACTACAGAGTGAGAACGCTTTTAAGTTGTGTGTTATCACTTATGCACGTTATATTTGCAGAAACATGCCgtctttttaaagagaaaagcataAGGGGCGGTACTCACTGGGAAGGCCTGCAGATTCACTCTGCAGTTGGCCACCATGTTGACGAAGTGATCGGCGTTCTGCTCGTCCAGCAGGATGTAGACGGCCACTCTCCTCCCGGCGGCGTTGAGAATATCCGCAAATATGTCAACGTCGGTGAACATGTCCATCACCACGGCGATGACCTGAGGAGGGGGGAAGCCAGGGACGACACCACAGTGAGAATAGCTGTCAGAGGAATAGAGAATAAGTGTGGGATCGAGAGAGGCCGACCTGCTGGGCGTTCTTTATGAGCCGCCTGGCCTGCTCCTTGATGCTGGGCATGTCCGGCTCGGGGGGGTTGACGAGGGTGGTGACCTCCGTGGGTTCGATGAAGTGATGCACCTGAGGCCAGCCGAGGTCCAGGCCCGGCACGTCCAGGTCCGAGTGGATGGGCCAGTAGGTGTCCGAGGAGCCTTCGCCGTCGCAGTCCAGGAACTGCTGCTCAGGGTGGAGGCTCTGCCTCGGAGGCTGGACGATGCTCTGGATGTACTGCAGCTCATTGGGGGACAGGAAGTCCACCACGTCCGCCTTCTGGAGGAACTCCAAGTATCCGTCCAAGCTGTCCTCCACCAGGGCATCGATAGCCAGGCGGTACTCCTCCCGGTAGTGGGGGGGGAGGTAGTTGGGGTCCAGGGGGTTGTCCCCGGCAGAGGAACACTGGGAGCGGCGCGCCATGCTGCAGTTCCAGGGATAAACACACGAAAGTCAAGGATTCATTCAAGGCTGATGTACACCACATGCTTTCTTATCATTCATTTAGAAAATATCGATAAAAAGCCTTGAATCACAGGGAAAAATGGGTTCTGCAGCTAAAACAAAGAGAAGCAGGAAAGCAGCTTCCGCCGTGGTCATGTGACTCGTTTTAGGGATCTGACCCAACGATTAGTTAGAATGGGATCATAAATAAACAGGATTATGGGAGTTTAGGGACAAAACCTGGAGCAAAGGCCAAAGATGGACACGCCAGACTGTAGAGGTCCACTAAcattaggaaaataaaaggaggaataattacagttaaagtcataaaataattatatatcaTTTGATTTGTAGAGTGGTGTGATtcacttttttcaaaaaaacaaaacaccacactAATGATGATGAGTTATTAGATAAAAAGTATAATAATATAAGGAAAATATAAcaaggaaaaacataaaaaataaagatagcATAATAAGAGACCATCATGATAAATGCAGTaattaattgaataaaattaattat
This window harbors:
- the fam83ha gene encoding protein FAM83H, with translation MARRSQCSSAGDNPLDPNYLPPHYREEYRLAIDALVEDSLDGYLEFLQKADVVDFLSPNELQYIQSIVQPPRQSLHPEQQFLDCDGEGSSDTYWPIHSDLDVPGLDLGWPQVHHFIEPTEVTTLVNPPEPDMPSIKEQARRLIKNAQQVIAVVMDMFTDVDIFADILNAAGRRVAVYILLDEQNADHFVNMVANCRVNLQAFPFVRVRTVSGITYQCRSGKSFKGQMMDRFLLTDCRAVLSGNYSFMWSFEKLHRCMAHLFLGQLVTTFDEEFRILFAQSQPLNVELMLSQMEELSLSQKRHLPSENPPLYREPKRFLSMDVLPDDRAIHLYDEPMDGNPRMMALKRQGSLRGPTDMYNRFGSQQLRVDPGYDQGPRMLMTDNPALKRHSYAEDVPGRYSFPYLPQQGVPDSDPREKLFLRGQQPFPGPAPEDEYSSYNKFWDQGYLQGEQYPAPGLQHDAPAPEFDPVLNYLSSTMNPDYDQGPDKLLPPADLSFTSSHPKRLGIGQPKVCQTSPTPSNSAGQKPFYHDPTENRKDPTVKQKLRNWRIGSYLSACDNPEEEGLPMGPTAPADPFEGPLSLTQQPAPGADLSGLKVPNVKEFKVPHIPRISQMPSYGKATQEKPKKVLDESASALAETRTTPMPSETAAEVRKKEEEDQKRPGATGLQRNESFRRKCSAAMQRSSRLRSSLIFSSLDQQNPQETPAADQDDEGSDKDKSEQTKLPLVSQVLGQRKPATREPIEWSRYIKPTSETLKPDQASKQGEDKDSSSGRNSQDVAETPEANEPLKHAAVEQHGVSPTMPRAKLPGAEAPRTHQPVQPTQPLPAYVDMNDPDNRLMFFKELAAQRRAAKAAEAQKEKEKTELKAQPELQITSVCQKEEALPKESPGTSAAKELVKNSSKPSDEEKTGLDGQSVTSVSVSAETDEPASKPLQDPTASNPLAKQGLSPLMPRSKPIQDELPKTDQTVHLSNPSLLASSYMDMNDPDHRLMFFKELAAKRKASEANKAKEKTQTHPQSEPQTTSGSQAGPDAPEATLESIKPSTAKGSPVENTTASTERADAASPSLKDDEDTSKQDGLFKTDSSTFNTSEEQAPSIPAESEKTGLERQSAEGTEPGPSKSAELQTGPEPSVENQSPKQANAAISAPVEDGDQTEPLPLDAGSVAPSSVEGSSTSDPQNTEVVQHETTICPPPPPSEAETTLQVGTVEPPEQSSAPDTPPAELGLQNHPAAAEETSVSDLDLEANNSTNGTSSGTITSTPGPDADEIKAQETVSSSQQESSESSGEPLQNSDTRDDPAPPGTVPPSAPAENTSVANATDAEPDVSVEKRPVDQEPNELNPTTETNRDESSADVPSVDVNVPESGQEESAAEKGKAHESPEDAKADSTSPAVCTALPDTGLPGESGPETESSGPDSEKTALSVAAPGEKQPEDAPLEPGSLGNAESCNASQLETAEPPQDTPVQTAPPSDIKLTDVNAPSAAEALSSESDPSGLDPDTKKSDTSVPAVPNLSDANCISTEIQPKSEEAAQSLSGPGGAATVAPAESHLPCKTSEVVAPESQTAEPAVPEESSKNRPEIAQTDEKKSNNLEEPSTGGSANKEKTREQPKPCPEATEVPSKQPKPSQSRYHSSTANVLSSSNLRDDTKLLLEQISAQSQSRNEATKDSPVTDDEKEDKADKNAKNEKDWGCRVANRSQTKTPQEREKLLEKIQSMRKERRVYSRFEMAP